TCAAACCTGATTTCTTCTTGTCGGGTGGTGGAGAGGTTTCTCTGAAGCTGGCGATAAGGACCTTGGAATTTATTCAGGACATGAAGAACAGACATTTCCATCAAGTTTTTAcagagatttatttttatctttttaggaCAGTTATGATATTTGAAGTAGAAACCTTTGCTGTACACTTCATTCGTTCTTGGGATTGAAATTCTTTTGGAAGATCTTTAGATCTGTAGcgaatatattaatttttgttttttgctaagGATTTGGCAGGGAAAAGTATACTTTTGCCAAGATGACAGCATCTGCGTAATCCTTGATACTACGTATGTGTACCTGTTCAGTGTcctgttttgttttctctccCTTCTTTCCGTTTAATCCAGGGGAAAGCTAGAACTACAACATGATCCCATGTTGTTTTGAATGCGAATGCTTAAATCCCTTTAAAATCTTGGTAAATGGAgcacattatttttatagagCAATCCTGGCAACTTCGCCCACTAGGTATTATCATCATCCTTCACAATTTGTAGAACACCAATCCAAATAGGTTTTACAAGAATGATGAGAGGAGCAATACTGCACGGGTCCTTGCAGTATCCATGGAGCCTGGAGGTGAGGGTTCTCAGTCATGATTCTTCATGGTGTCTCCTAGAGGTTAGCTGAATTTCCTTTCGTCCCCATGCGTCGGTGCAATTGATATAGCTTGATGTTTGCGTATTATCGTTTTCACCTTATTGCAGCTGTCTACGGAGAGAGATAACTGAAAAATCAAACTGCAACAGATACGATTGCTTTCATTTTAGAAACACCAACCAACCAACACAATGTCAACAATGGCGAGAAATCCATGTCAAGTTTGTCCCTTTTATTCACAAATGTCATTAATACAAAAGCGTAAAATACAGTGAATGGGGCCTCCATCCATCTTTTCACATCTTTTATCACTTAACCACCTCATTTAAAGTAGCTAGCCACTGAAACATTACACAGTTGTTGGAGCGAGCTGATATTGTGCGTGTCAGAAATTTAGACTTTTTAGGGCATCGATCCTTGTTGTCCAGTCACAGATCGAAGAAGCCACcatcaaaaaattgaaattatggTATGTCTCTAAGACCTATCTCCATGTTTTGAAAGGCTTTAGAACTCGGTTGGAATGAATATTgaaagggtttttattttttaagttgagaGAGTTTGCTGCCCCTGGCTCGTTAATGTATAATGAAGGCTTTAGCGATCCTTTTAAACCAGTAGAGAAGACGAATGTTAACGAAAATGCTTAACAATATCGACCACAGGTATCACTCTTATTACTGacagaaaatatgaaaaagtgttcttgaaaattgtttttttaccttGTTCTGAACTTTTTTACATTATTGCATGCAAATCTTGGAAATATGATCATCTTCCATTACACAGAAATTTGAAGGAGCTGGGTCGGAGAAGAAAGCCATTTAAGTACATGTATTATCACAATATATACTGGTCTAGGGTTTTTTATTGTGGATGGGTGGTTTCCGATGGGGTTGTGCATAATCCATGACAGCTACATCCTCGGCAATGTCATTTTCCTCAGATCGCACAGCTTCCTCGGTATCATTTGCTGTTGATCCTAGCATAGATCGTCCTCGCCCCTTCAATCCCTGAACAAACAATCAACCAAATTAACATCCCTATAAGCATCCATTTAATTGAATATCCTTGACATTTATTATATGTAAACATAAATGCATGTTCAtacaaaatttaatattgatgatcAGCTACGGCATGTAATTAAGCAAATTCGTACTTTATGCTACTCATGATCTCATTGCTTGTATGGTGCATGCATGAGCAAACCAATCTGCTTTGCCATCCTGATGGAGGACATGGCGAGGAAGATGGGCCATGAGTCTTGGTCAGTACCACACCAAGAACATAACATGCCCAGCAACCATAAAAACCatccttcaataaattaatgatcatgGAGTATTTAACTCACCTCTATTATTATTTCAGACGACTGTTGAAAATCAGCCTTTGAAGATACGATAACTTTATTTCCTGCACAGGTAAAACATTAATTACTATCACATAGGAAAGCAGTCTTATAGAGCATATTCCTTTCTTTTAACATGTAAGCATTGAACAAATATTTATAAGACAAAGGCTAGACATCATTTCTCCATTTCCATGGATTATGGAGTAGAagatttagtttttctttttgcaaagaCATGGGTATCTTAAGATCTAGATAGGGGTACTTGAAGAGACTCAATACCGTATTAAATATTTGGAACCCTAGTTAAGCTGAATAATTAGATTACAGAACTTGAATTGCATGATTGATTTTCGACAGTGCTACTAGTTCATTGAAGAGTAACTTAGGATCCTCTAGGCCGAGTTATCGCGTTTGTTATAGTAAGGGTTTGTttgtatatgttttatttatggtAGGTTGCATTCTGAGGTGGAAAATTACCTGAAGTTGGTCCTTGTGTGCCTTCTTCTTGCTTCATAAAAgcttcttcatctttctttttcatagtGGTTGCACTAAGTAAACTGATCTTACGAGTAATTGTATCATCTCTTCCAACTATTTGTTGTCCTTGTGCTCCTTGCTCCTCTGAAACTGGAGGCATCATCTCCGATGGAGCTAAAGTAGTTCTATCGATATTCAGTTTATCGACACCTTGCACCAAATCCTGAAAATCCGACTGAATCAATTATCGTGGACGTAAAAAAGTATAGACCAAAACTGAAATGTTttataaaagcaaaatgaaCTTAAATGTATACATtcacttttagttttttatatcaataaccTTGTTCAGGACTTGTTTTTTGGTTTCCTTATCAGAGAGGCGAAGAACGCGAGCATTGCATGCATGCAAAGAAAGGCAAATGAGAAGTAAAAGAAAGAGAGTAGACATGGCGAGAGATGATCTTGGAAATCGATGTCACAGAATGAATGGCTGTTAAGGTTTGTTTGGTGATGAGTTCACCGTCAGGGCTCATAAGTATTTGTAATGCTTGGAGTAGCAAGAGCATTTAATGCAGGTTTTGTATGGTCTGAGAGACGTTCTACAAGAGAACATGCAAATGTTTGGGTGATGAACCTTGAAAGCGAAATCGAAGATATTCGGGGGCCTCCTttgtctctctctttctctctcatttaAAATCAACTGTGGAGAACCAAGAAAATAGAGAACATCATTATAGAGCCTCATAATGAAAatgtagtggtggtggtggtttattggaaatttgaattttaaatgtaTGTTCAATATTGTATATACCAACAGTATTTCTCGACGACAACCAGTTAGCTAGTCTAATGGTTTCTGAGCACATGACTAATGTTAATTTCTGCTGATCTGCAGTAACAATATTCCagggaaaataatttaaacaagtTGACATTGCAGACAATCAAGCTATGTTGCATGCCTTCTTGCATCCATCTGAAGCTATAAGATGTCTAGCCAgatcttcttcgtcttcttccttttttctttccagAAAACAAGTTGGACGATTCTATTTTCTATCAGCATGTATAGGATCCACCATGGTAAATTAAGAACTGCTAGTGCATGATACACGTGAGGCTCTATACATACAGCAATATAAAAACGTTCTATAGGTCCGACCCATGTGTTTCTACAGAGGATTTCCATTCCTTGTCTTAGTTTGTGCATGGGATTTAGTAACTGCATATGGGCTTGTCAGTTGAGACAAACGTTTTTGATCTTTGTTGACATTATTTCCATGGAGAATTTAATCTATCCTGTGAAAAGGGGTGACCAGTCAATGTTCAATATTTCGATTTACTGTGCATAATTATCACTCCCTTTTTATTCGGCATGATATTAACAACGCAGCGGTCTTTCATtagtttcattttcatttcgATTTTATTCATGAACATTTCTGAATTAATTtagatgataataattaattgataaacAAGCATAATATAACGATTTTCTGCGCCTATGCACGAAACAGAACACGATCTCATGAAGGATATATGAGCATAGACCTCATCTCACTTGCTAGAATAccagaaaaaaacataaagaaaggaATGGAAGGAGAAGAAGGGCGGTGACGGGGAGGCATTGATAGAACATGATCGTCCTTTAAATATATGCTTTCTGTTCTTGTTCACCAATTGCTGCTGACTTCTCATGACATTTCTAGATAAAAGAAAACTCAGCTCATGGCGTTGTTTGGAACTCACAGAAGCAAACAgaaacatcatatatatatgtaacaGATGTTGGATCACATACAGTATCACCATTTAAGGTGGCAATATCCTGTCACCGGCTTGATCagactaaggttttttttttctcacatcgATTTCTTTAATTTCCAGTTTTATTGATAGATAGCTTTGATTcttaatatcattaattatccATGCTAAGTgttagtgattgttttttctctctttttttttcctggagatTAATCTATACTGCAATGGTAAAATTAAAGAgttaattatacaatatataTGGATATGGTACGTACATATGAAACCAAGTGAAACCTGGCCTGATCAGAGAGCGGTGTCTTAAATCTTTTCAAGAGCAAGTTGAAACACTAGGGACACTGGTGGGGACAGAAAATTGGAGAGACAAAGGTGCATGACAAACCATAACTTGCACCTCCTCTTTGGGACATGAGAGGGTCCGAAGCCCCCTCTCGCCGTCTACAACGAGCATCAACTAGGCAGGTAAACCATGTGCTATTCACATAAGCATGGCATTACCATGTCAGAATCTTGGGCCTCCCATTTGTAGCCCAAGCAAAGCAATGTGTTTAATCATGTTGCGGTGATCTCTGGGTTAGAATTAttagtgtttgaaaatatagctccggtttaattatttttttaagtattttttatgttaaaatatattaaaataatattttttatttttaaaaaattatttttaagattagcatatcaaaacgatccaaaacatgtataaaaaaataatttttaacaaaaaaatatataattttttaaaaaatatgaatataacCGTGTTTTCTAAACACTCTATAGTTTTCTTAAGGGTCAATTTAACTAGGAGCAGGGAGAGGGAGCATTGACCTAAACAACTGGGAAGGATGTGGACATCCAATTGACATGGAGAAACCTGCCGAACAATTTCGCAAATGGAGCTGTTTAATATCTGCAACGCATTCTGAAGAATATGATCCTAACGTTGCAAGTTGCTCGTACACTTTCCATTtcgttttgaaaaacaaataaaaatattgaaggtCACAGTTGAATCCT
This genomic interval from Populus alba chromosome 1, ASM523922v2, whole genome shotgun sequence contains the following:
- the LOC118036006 gene encoding uncharacterized protein — protein: MSTLFLLLLICLSLHACNARVLRLSDKETKKQVLNKDLVQGVDKLNIDRTTLAPSEMMPPVSEEQGAQGQQIVGRDDTITRKISLLSATTMKKKDEEAFMKQEEGTQGPTSGNKVIVSSKADFQQSSEIIIEGLKGRGRSMLGSTANDTEEAVRSEENDIAEDVAVMDYAQPHRKPPIHNKKP